TGAGTACATGTGCTTCCCTCCAATTGGTCAAAATAGATTGAAAGATTTTCAGTCCATCTGTAGAACCTAGTAATGCTTCTACCGCTCGTTCCGGGTGTGGCATCATCCCAAGGACATTTCCTTGTTCATTACAAATCCCTGCTATATCATGGACCGAACCATTCGGATTGGATGGGTACGTAAAGACGATTTGATCATGCTCCACAAGCGATTGATAGGTAGCATCATCGCAGTAGTAATTGCCATCTCCATGAGCAATCGGTAGAATAATATCTTCCTTCTGATCGAACGCATTCGTAAATAGCGTGTCATTCTGTTCCACACGGACCGGGATGTTTCGACAGATAAACGAGAGGTTCTCATTTGCAAGCATCGCACCTGGTAACAACCCAGCTTCTAATAGGATTTGAAACCCATTGCAAACACCTAGTACTGGTTTTCCTTTTCCCGCTTCCTCCTTTACAGCTCTCATGATAGGAGAGGTAGAGCTCATAGCACCGGACCGTAGATAATCTCCATAAGAGAAACCACCTGGAAGTAGAATGGCATCATAGGAAGACAAATCGGATTCGGAATGCCATACGAAATGAGCTTCTTCCTGCAACGCATCCGTAATTGCGTACAACATATCACGGTCACAATTGGACCCTGGAAAAACGATGACAGCGAATTTCACTAGCGAACAGCCTCCTCGATTTCGTATTGATACTCTTCAATGACTGGATTAGCTAACAGTTCATCACACATTTTGTTGATCCGCTCCTCTAGCTGTTCATGCTGTTCGACAAATAACTCAATATATTTCCCAACCCGTACTTCTTCTACTTCTTGATAGGATAAAGATCTAAGAGACTGTTGAATCGCCTTCCCTTGTGGGTCTAATACCCCTTCTTTTAACGTTACATATACCTTCACTTTATACATGTACATTCTCCTCCATTCGTTTCCAGATCGTGTCATAGATTTCAACTAAATCTTCGATATCATTTCGGAAAACATCCTTATCCATCTTGCGATCAGTCTCTTCCTCCCATAACCTGCACGTATCAGGAGAGATTTCATCTGACAACACAATACTGCCATCATGTAAACGTCCAAATTCTAGCTTGAAATCTACTAGCTTCACACCTATTTTGTCGTACATCGCTTGTAAATGGTTGTTGATGTTTCTAGCTTGTTCCTTGATAAACTCCAGTTCTCCCTCGCTGATTCCAGTTATATGTTTGGCATGATCATCATTCATTAGAGGATCATTGAGGGCATCCTCTTTGTAATAAAGCTCCACAAGAGGCTCCTGGAAAACCTCTCCTTCTGTGATACCCAGGCGTTTTGTCAGGCTACCTGTAGCTATGTTTCGAACCACTACTTCAATTGGGATAATACGAGTTTGATAGACGAGCTGCTCTGTATCCGATAAGGCTTGAATAAAATGAGAAGCTATCCCTTTTTCATGTAGATATTGAAAAATATGAGAGGATATCAGATTGTTTAATCGACCCTTGCCTCGAAAAATCTTATGCTTCTCTCCATTAAAGGCTGTCGCATCATCTTTATACTCCAGAATCAGCTGAAATTCTTCCCCTAAAACCGAATAAACCTTCTTTGCTTTCCCTTCGTATAACAACGCACTCTTCATGCCTTACCCTCCTCTATTACTAGTGTGCTGAACAAGTTGCAGCAATGCATCTACATCCGTTCCTACCACGGTCGTATGACCTAGCTTTCTTTTTGGCTTCACACCATCTTTACCATATAAATGAACATGCTTTCCTTTAAAAGCTGTACCGTCTTCCAAGTAAGGTTCGATTTCATGACCCAGGATGTTCGTCATCACCGCTGCATAAGGGGCTTGAACATCTAGAAGTGGTAATCCACAAATGGCTCGAACATGCTGACCAAATTGAGAAACATTACAAGCTTCTATCGTGTAATGACCTGAGTTATGAGGTCTAGGGGCCATTTCATTTACATACACCTCATCCCCTACAACAAACATCTCAAAAGCAAACGTGCCTAAAAATTGCAATCGATCTGCAATAGACTGTGCTGCTTCCTTGGCTTGATCAATGATAGGTGCACTCACTCGTGCAGGCGCAATGCTTTGACGCAGGATGTGATCTTCATGGATGTTTTCCGGGACCGGAAACATCGTAAGGTCTCCATCGATGCCTCTTGTCATGACTACGGAAATCTCCATATCAAATGGAAGCCAAGCTTCTACTACGCAAGGTGGATTGTTACGGAGAATGTCTTCCGCTTCCTGAAGATCCTCCACTGATTCAAGCTTCTGCTGGCCTTTTCCGTCATACCCACCTCGCGTTGTTTTGATAACGCATGGATATCCAAGTTGTGTAACAGCTTCATGCAATTCAGGTACAGTTTCTACTAAACGATATGGAGCCACAGCAACACCCGCTTCTGTTAACAAGAGCTTTTCATTACCACGGTCCTGCGTAACCTTTAATGCATATGATCCTTGCGGGAGTTTAGCGCGTTTTTCTAGTTCATTGGCAAGCTCTAAATCTACATTTTCAAATTCATAGGTAATGACGTCCGCAATATCCGTTAAGCGAATAGCCGCTTCCACATCATCTAACGCAGCTTGGATATGCTCATCTGCCACTTGTGCGCATGGAGCATTAGGAGATGGGTCCAATACAGCAATGCGATAGCCCATTTGCTTGGCTTCCATCGCCATCATTTTTCCTAGCTGACCACCACCTAAGATCCCAATCGTTTTCCCTGGAAAAAGACTATGACTCATGTAATTGCCCCCTCATCCCTTCAACATGATTCTTCAATTCTTGTTTATAGACTGCTAATTTTTCAGCAATTTCATTATCAAATGCCCCTATCATCTCAGCAGCTAAAATCCCTGCATTCTTAGCACCAGAAGCCCCGATTGCTACCGTAGCTACTGGAACTCCTCCAGGCATTTGTACAATGGATAATAGCGAATCATATCCATCTAACTTAGAGGAAACTGGCACGCCAATCACTGGTAACGTTGTTTTCGATGCGAGCATCCCCGGTAAGTGAGCCGCTCCGCCTGCACCAGCGATAATAACCTTCAAACCTTTTTCCCGTGCAGATTCTGCGAATTGAAACATATCGTCTGGGGTTCGATGAGCAGATAGAATCTCTTTTTCATACTCGATTCCAAAGTGATCCAACATGTCACATGTAGACTTCATTGTTTCCCAATCTGACAAGCTTCCCATCACTACTCCAACCATTGCCATACCTCATCACCTCACCAATTATTTTGAAAAACTTCCTATTATATAGAAGAAAAGCGCAAGCGCCCTGATAGCGACGTAAAAACTGCTGCCCACAGGATGTGGGTTGGTTCGATGTTGCTGCACGATGCAGCGAACTTAATCGAACTTCCTTGAGATAAAGGAAACACGGAGAGCGGTAGCGATCCGATGTTGACTTATCGTAAGGAGGAGCAGGAAGTTTGCTAGGCGCTGGAGTTAGACACATAAGCGCCAGAACTTATCCTCTTACTTTGTAAATAAAAAAGCGCCTATACCTTGCTCTCACTAAGAGAGAAGATATAGGCGCATCCCGTAAAAGGTCTCCCCCTACCTATTAAAAGATAGAGGTCCCCTGACTATGTGCACATCATCTTCCCTCATAGTCCAACGATTTACGGTCGTCAGGTAGAGACTTACGGGCCATATCCCCGAGATTATATGAGGTCGCTATTTAAAAATGTCTACTTCCATCGTAACAGTAATCACAAAAACAAGTCAACTTGAATTCGAACATTACTTGATCAGATAAACGGAATCGTTCGTGTATTACAATATTCGACATTTTGCCTACTATAGAGGGATTTTTTGCTGAAAACACTTATTTATTGACGAATTTTTAAAAAGTGTTAAACTTATATCCGGTATGAAACGTATATACAGTTTAAACTTAACAAAAAGTCAAAATAGACTAGAAAGGGGATATCATGAATAAGGTTACATCAGTATTCTGGATATCAATTGCTCTAGCCGCCATATTTGTGTTATGGGGTGTTGTTGCTCCAGAAAATTTAGCAACATACTCGGGGAATTTACAAGGGTTTCTTACTGAGAAATTCGGATGGTTCTATCTACTAACGATTGCCATCTTTGTTATCTTTTCCATCTATTTAATCTTCAGTCCATATGGAAAAATGAAATTGGGCCAACCAGACGAAAAGCCTGAATATAATAAGATTACATGGTTCGCTATGCTATTTAGTGCAGGTATGGGAATTGGACTTGTATTCTGGGGTTCTGCTGAACCACTTGCTCACTTCGCTACGCCTCCAACAGGAGATCCGGAGACAAAGGAAGCAGCAAAGGAAGCAATGCGTTATGCTTTCTTCCACTGGGGTATTCACGTTTGGGCGATTTACACCGTCATTGCCCTTGCCATTGCCTACTTCAAATTCCGCCGACAAGCACCAGGTGTTATTAGTGCAACATTCCAACCACTACTTGGTGATAAAATTAATGGTGGATTTGGTAAAACAATCGATGTTATTGCGGTATTTGCTACCATCTTTGGTGTTGCAACGTCATTAGGACTTGGCGCGCAACAAATCAGTGGTGGAATAAGTTTCATTAGTCCAATTGAAAACAACTTTACGACACAATTTGTCATCATTATTGCCGTTACGATTCTATTCATGCTTTCAGCATGGAGTGGAATAGGTAAAGGTATTAAATACTTGAGTAATGCCAACATTGTGCTGGCTGGTACTCTTATCATTCTTACGTTAATCCTAGGACCAACTGTCTTTATCATGAACATGTTCTCAAGTACGTTTGGTTCTTATATACAAAATCTCCCAATGATGACCTTCCAAATGGCACCATTAAGTTCGGACCATAACGACTGGATTCAAAATTGGACCGTATTCTACTGGGCTTGGTTTACTGCATGGTCACCATTCGTTGGTACATTCATTGCACGTGTTTCGAAAGGACGTACCATCCGTGAGTTCGTACTAGGCGTTCTTATTATACCAAGCTTATTCAGTGCATTCTGGTTTGCTGTATTCGGCGGTACAAGCTTAAAGCAAGAGCTATCCGGGCAAAACACAGGACTGACTGATCTTGCACCTGAACAGGCCCTCTTCGGAACATTAGGAGGACTACCAATGGGCATTATCATTACCGTTGTTGCAATCCTTCTTATCAGCACATTCTTCATCACATCGGCTGACTCTGCAACATTCGTTCTAGGAATGCAAACAACAAACGGCAGCCTTAACCCACCAAACGTGGTGAAGCTAAGCTGGGGAATTATTCAAGCTTCTATTGCGGCAGTGCTATTGCAATCAGGAGGTTTAGGGGCTCTACAAACCTCTGCTATCGTATCCGCCTTCCCGTTCTCGATCATACTCCTCTTCATGATTTGGTCACTGATCAAGGCATTGCAAGAGGATGGCAAGCATTTGAAAAAGCAACAATCGAGCTCAAGCAGTCAAGATTACTCAGCATAAATGATTTAGACACTAATTATACGTTTAAAGGAGCGACCTATGAACTATTCATAGGTCGCTTTTTATGTTCTTTTTTTCCACAGTTAGAAACACCCATTTCATGTTTATTTCATATACTATTCCAACTCTTTCTATTCTTTTAACATATAAAGACCATCTATTAGTCTGTTCTATCGTCTATGATTATTTCATATAGTAAAATACCCCAATCTTTACATAAATAAGATTTTCCTCTTTTATCAGGTCTGAATAACGAAGTGGGGTGAATACATGAAAGCCTTTCTAGCACTATTCTTGGTTCTACAGAGTTTAATTGCTTTTATCATCCTTTATGACTTCGATACAGAAGATACTATTGTAGCGATACTAGATTCAGGCATCTATAAATCCCATCCGTTATTTGAAGATCGAATACTTAAGGGATATGATTTAGTCAATTGGGATTTTGCTCCTGACGATGAACTTGGTCATGGCACTCAGGTGGCAGGGATTATTATGGATTTAAACTCGGACTCCAATATAAAGTTACTGCCCATTAAAAAACTTGGCTATCCCGCTAATACTCCGCTATCGATTTTATTAGCTATTGTGAGCGGGGCTGATGTAGTCAATATGAGTTTCCATCAACCTTATAACCCCATTACGGAACAACTTCTTCGTTTTGGAACGCACAAAGGTGTATTGTTCATTGCATCTTCAGGTAATGAAGGGAAAGATATGCTAACCTACCCTGCTAAATATGATACCGTTATCCCAGTAGCAGCTACAGATTATGGAAATTCGGTCTTATCCGGAAATTATGGTGAGGGTGTCACTTATATTTCACCAGGTATTGATGTTTTAAGTGCTGGGTTAGGAGGAAACTTTACAACCGTAAGTGGAACGAGCATGGCAAGCGCCTATGCAACGGGCGTATTTGCTTACGTGAAAGACCTGCACCCTGAAGCAACAAACGAAGAACTTATTCAATATGTAAATCAATACGCACGGTCCATCGTCTATACGAAAAGCGATAAGCAAATTGAACTGAAAACATTAGATATACAAAAATTCAAAGCTATCGCGAGCGAACAGAGCTATTTATGGATGTCGGCCCTGGAATGGAAGCAACATAATGCCTCAACCCCAAGTATAAAAATAGATTCCTTCAACGTTGAAAAAGTATATATCCATGACAATGGAAGCTTTTACAAAACGTATCCAGGTGATACGGATTCTGTGATGCTACCCGCTAAAGATGGGGAACATGAAGTTCGTATCCATTTTCATAATGGGGAGCGATGGCAGGACCATCATTTATCCTATGAGATTGATACGACTTCCCCTATCATAGAAACCAATAATCAAATACATGCAAGTACCACTAACCTTCACATCCGTGTTACGGACCCGAACCTCGGTTATGTGCTCATAAATGGAGAAAAGCCTAGCTATTTAACTGGAGCATCTTTTTCTACTGGAAACACGAGAGATTTTTCTCTATTCTCCAATACGAAGCCAGTCGTAATCGAAGCATACGACACGTTTGGAAATAGTAGAATTGAAGTCTTCTACTCTCCTGAAATGACAACTCCTCACAAACAGCAATAATCCTAGCCACAGGTGGCTAGGATTATTGTAGCTACTTATCTTTATGTTTGCGGCAGGTCGATCCTATTTTTGAAAAGTAGCTCCTATTTTGAATTCCCGCTCCTATTTTCGAAAAGTCACTCCTATTTCAAAAAACTCGCTCCATATCTCGAAATCTCGCCCCAACCCACCAATTCTCCCCCATACAAAAAAGCACCATACGAAATTTCGTATAGTGCTTCTCCAAGTTTACGCCAACCCAATACGTTCAAATACGCGTTCTACATTTTGTAGATGATGGGTATGGTCAAAACTAGATTCTATTTGCTCTTCACTGAGCGTTTGTTGGATTGTTTCATCTTGTTCTACTAATGTTCTAAAGGAAATGCCTTGTTCCCATGCCTCCATTGCTTTTGGCTGGACTAAATCATACGCTTCTTCTCTTGTCATCCCTTCATCAATTAAGGTTAACAGGACACGCTGAGAGAAAATCAACCCGTATGTCTTGTCCATGTTCTGCCGCATGTTTCCTTCGTACACCGTTAAGTTGTCGACGATTTTACTGAAGCGGTGAAGCATATAATCAAGGGCAATGGTAGCGTCAGGTAAAATCACACGCTCAGCAGATGAATGAGAAATATCGCGCTCATGCCATAATGCTACATTTTCGTACGCCGTCACCATATGTCCGCGAATAACACGCGCCATGCCTGTCATATTCTCTGACCCGATTGGATTTCGTTTATGCGGCATAGCGGAAGACCCCTTTTGCCCTTTCGCAAAGAACTCCTCAACTTCTCTCGTTTCGGTTTTTTGTAACCCACGAATTTCAACTGCAAACTTCTCAATGGAAGTGGCAATTAAGGAAAGTGTAGATACATAGTGAGCATGTCGATCACGCTGTAATGTTTGCGTAGATACTGGAGCTGGTGTTAACCCTAGCTTGTTACAAACGTAATCCTCTACAAATGGATCGATATTTGCATATGTCCCCACTGCACCAGACAGCTTACCAAACTCAATTTGGTGAGCAGCCATTTCAAATCGTTCTAAATTCCGCTTCATCTCTTCATACCAAAGAGCAAGCTTCAGGCCAAAGGTGGTCGGCTCCGCGTGAACACCATGTGTACGCCCCATCATAACAGTGAATTTATGTTCTTTTGCCTTTTCAGCCAACACATCAATGAACGCATGTAATCCTTTACGAATATGCTCATTCGTCTGCTTCAAAAGATACGAAAGAGCCGTATCGACGACATCTGTTGAGGTCAATCCATAATGCACCCATTTACGCTCTTCACCAAGTGTCTCCGAAACTGCTCTTGTAAATGCTACAACATCATGTCGTGTTTCTTCTTCGATTTCATGGATTCGATTCATATCAAAGGATGCGTTCTCCCGGATCTTTTCTACATCTTCTTTTGGTATGTACCCAAGCTCACTCCATGCTTCACATGCGAGAATCTCGACCTCTAGCCATGCTTGATACTTATTTTCCTCAGTCCAGATAGCTCCCATTTCGGGTCTCGTATAACGTTCTATCATATAATCCGCCTCCTCTATTGATTGATTTTCCATAAAAAAACCTATTCACTTCTTTTTCAGAGAGAAGTGAATAGGTTTCGTTTCCACAAGCTAACTGCCTCTCTCGTTACACTATTAATACATTAATCGTAACAAGAGGCACATCAAAAATCAATCAAATCACGAACGTTTTATATGAAATAAATTCTATTATTCGCTTTTAACCGCATCGAATACGATTTTTCTTCCTACAGGTTCCACCTTTTTCTCGCCATTTTCTTCTGTTTCCTTGAAAACTGGTTCTTCCACACGCCTAACAGGTTGGTACCCTTCTTGCTTCATTTGATCAAGTACTTCTTCAATGGATTGATCCTCTTCTACTGTGAATCGCTTCTTATTGTTCTTGTTGTTCTTGTTGTTCTTCGGCATCCTTCTTAATACGTCCTTTCCGAACTTGTTTCACCCAGAAACCGCCGCGAATTTGCTTCGGCTCATACGCAACAATAAATGCTTTCTCATCAATTGTTTTAATGGTTTCATACAGATTCAATTCATATTTTCTAGGGGTTAGAATTTGCATGTTCAAACGGTCGCCTTCCATACCATACGCAAACCAACTTGTTACCCCATACCCTTTATCTCGTAGCATCTTTGTAAATTCGATATCTGGATTGGATGAGATTACATTAACCGTTATGTAACCTAACGCCAATTTCTCTTCTATTTTCATACCTACAATAACACCTAGGCCAAATCCTAATGCATACGCAACTACGTTCTGGACTTGATCAAGGTTCTCCAATACTAATCCTAGCCCAAGGATATACACCGTAATCTCAAAAACACTAATAAAAGCAGCCCAATATCTCTGACCCTTCAAGGTAAAAATCGTCCGAATCGTTAAAAACGATACGTACACGATGTTAACCACTAAGATAATAAGTACCATAACATAACTATTATCTATTAAATTTTCCAACCTCATCTCCCTTTCTATTAAAACCTTTTATATGTATACCCTGCCTTTCCAGGACATTCACCTAAAATTTCACTGTGCATATACTATATCGCAATCTGTTTCCCTTTCACAATAACATTTACAGATTTATGAGGAGGTTCATAATATGGATCCGTTTCAAAATATGCAGGATTGGCGTAAAAATTTGGATCAATTTTTTGGGAATGACTTCTGGGGTGAATTTGAAGGCATCCTAAAACCACAATTACCACAAGTCAATGTGTACAAATCTGAAAACGAAATTCTTTGTTATGTGAATGTTCCAGGTTTAGACGACATTGAAAAAGTTGACGTGTATGTCGACTACACCACCCTTGAACTAACTGGCGTCATTTCCTTACAGTCTCCGCACCAACAATTAGTGCAAGAGGAAATTCTTCAAGGATCTTTTGAACGAAAAATCGAACTACCTTATCCCGTACGCGGAGATAAAATCAACGCCACATATCGCAATGGATTACTCATTATTCAGCTTCATCGCTTAATTCAACAAGAAACAAACAAACAGCGTATCCATATCCGTAATTTGGAGGAATAGCACGTGTCCATACCCTCTCTAGCTTGAGCTAGGGAGGTTTTTATTGGCAAAAACAGATAACTTTTTTCACGTTCTTCGCATCCTAATCCTAACTGATATTCATCCAAGTAAAGACACTCCACTATCATCTAACAATGAACCAATACACACACATAATCCCAAAATCACCAAGGATGTGACTAACTACGGTTCCCACGATCGACCCAGTCCATTCGCGAATATACCCCCACAGCACACCCGCTATAAACACCGGTAAGACAGCCATAATATTTAAAGGATATTCAAACATAGGTAGGACCGAAAGAAAATGGTAAAGCGTGTAGAAAAACGATGTGAACAGGATTGTTTGCCATTCATGACATATTCGGTTCAACCGTTCATGCATAAATCCTCTCCAGTACATCTCCTCCAAGATAGGATTAATCACTAGCAAGACAAGAATTAATCCCATTACCCCTCTACCTGAAAATCCCCATTCCTCTAAGAGGAGATTCAGCTTTTCCATATCAATAAAATAAGGATGGAGCCAATACATACCACCAAAAATGAACACAAAAAACAGCAGTCCCGTTCCAATTCCAATGCCTAAATAAAAAGGGGACCATTTCCATCCTAGAAAAGAGCCTTCCGCTCTTCGTTGAACGAGAGGTATAGCTAGTAACCAGCCATAAAACAGAATAAATGTAAGAACAACATTACTAAATATTTGCAGACCCACAAAGATCATGAAGGCAGGCGCAAGAAAATAAATACTATTCTTCATTTGTATGCCTCCACAAAGGTGTCCAATTCATTCATACTTCTCTCACACCCTTTTAAAACCCTTCAAATATGGAGTGATTTATTTACAGATTGAAGCACTGTTGTATTTACAAGAAGATACTACATTTGAGAAGATCCATGCATAAATCAGCCCTCTCACAAGGTAGTAAACGAGTGGAATGTCCCATCTCCTATCTCTAATCATTCGATATAAAACAAAAGCTCAGGGCGCCCGTTTAGCGACGTATGTGCTGAACTGAGCAGCCTTCAAACGAGATAAGGACGTGGCATACATGCGTTAACCTCTTTCATGTTGAAGTTGTGTATCGAGACGTGAAACCTCAGCTTTATTACGTTTCGTTTCTTGGACAATCATAACAGCAGCTAAAACCATGACGATTCCACCATATTGCCATAAAGTTAGTCTTTCTTGGAAAACCAATAATCCTACTAGTGATGCTACAACTGGTTCAATCGTTGCAATAATGGATGCTCGGCTTGATTCCACGGTGCTGAGCCCTTTTGTATAAAGAAGAAACGGCAAAGTAGTTGATAGTAATCCCAGTCCTACAATATATAGCCAAACTTCAGCGTTTCTAAGTAAAGATAACTCAGACCAAATCCCACTAAAAGGCAACACCGCTATAGTCGCGAATAAGAACGTGTAGAATGTAACAGTTAGAGAATCATATTTTTGTAGAGCAAATTTTCCGAAGATACTATAAAGCGCATAGAAGATTCCTGAACCAATCCCTAATAGAAAGCCATAAACGGAAATCGGTTCAATGGCATTTGGTAATAATCCAATAACAAACGCACATCCCACCACCGTCATCACCAAAGCAATAAGCTTTCGATTCGTTAACCACTCTTTAAACAACAACCTCGAAAAAATAGTCACAAACGCTGGAGCAGTGTACAACAGGATAAATGCGACCGACATCGACGTTTCTCCCATGGCGCTAAATAAGCACCAATTAAAGAAAACGATACTGATTACACCTGTTCCGACAAACAGTTTGCTATCAGAGGGATGGATATGGAGCAACCGACGATCTTTTTTTAAAACATATACAAGTAAAAACACAAGTGAGGAGAGAACACGCATCGCAACCACTTGGAGAGGAGTAAATCCCATTTCATACAGATATGTTACAAATAAACCGATAATGCCCCACAATGTAGCTCCTACTGCAATGGATATGGACGCCGTTTTATGATTCATGTCTCTCTCCCCTTAACACATTAATTTTCTATCGTATAAACGAGTATTTTAGAAGCAACTTCTTTCTCCTCC
Above is a window of Pontibacillus yanchengensis DNA encoding:
- a CDS encoding DMT family transporter, yielding MNHKTASISIAVGATLWGIIGLFVTYLYEMGFTPLQVVAMRVLSSLVFLLVYVLKKDRRLLHIHPSDSKLFVGTGVISIVFFNWCLFSAMGETSMSVAFILLYTAPAFVTIFSRLLFKEWLTNRKLIALVMTVVGCAFVIGLLPNAIEPISVYGFLLGIGSGIFYALYSIFGKFALQKYDSLTVTFYTFLFATIAVLPFSGIWSELSLLRNAEVWLYIVGLGLLSTTLPFLLYTKGLSTVESSRASIIATIEPVVASLVGLLVFQERLTLWQYGGIVMVLAAVMIVQETKRNKAEVSRLDTQLQHERG
- a CDS encoding CPBP family intramembrane glutamic endopeptidase, encoding MKNSIYFLAPAFMIFVGLQIFSNVVLTFILFYGWLLAIPLVQRRAEGSFLGWKWSPFYLGIGIGTGLLFFVFIFGGMYWLHPYFIDMEKLNLLLEEWGFSGRGVMGLILVLLVINPILEEMYWRGFMHERLNRICHEWQTILFTSFFYTLYHFLSVLPMFEYPLNIMAVLPVFIAGVLWGYIREWTGSIVGTVVSHILGDFGIMCVYWFIVR